From Verrucomicrobiota bacterium, one genomic window encodes:
- a CDS encoding PDDEXK nuclease domain-containing protein, which translates to MKYAQLIKAIDSTSQKLLGHAATVVNQSLVMRNWLVGAYIVEFEQNGEDRAKYGTRLLPRLAGDLKKRGVNGVSPDMLERMRQFYFVYPQAGSDISAPLVRKLTIPLLGAVRTGISAPLVRKSSGGIQPLSANAIFRFSWTQLIELIRIEDPLKRAFYENECLKGNWSKRQLQRQIGSLLYERTGLSTDKTAVVRRAHRQEPQATIADLIRDPYILEFAGLAEVPRYNESDLEQALLDHLQQFLLELGTGFCFEARQLRVTIGNEHDYIDLVFYHRVLRCHVLLDLKVRPFKHGDAGQMNYYLNYFKQRIMRDGDHPPVGIILCSDRENTKVEFATSGMDNKLFVSRYLVSLPTVAQLEAFIANDRAQVEVLIDQMRRQVPKKPTRKRKVNRILLTGSDKVIKDRQN; encoded by the coding sequence ATGAAATACGCGCAACTCATCAAAGCCATTGATTCAACCAGCCAGAAATTGCTGGGTCATGCAGCCACAGTCGTCAATCAATCCCTCGTCATGCGGAATTGGCTCGTCGGCGCCTATATTGTGGAATTTGAACAAAACGGGGAGGACCGGGCAAAATATGGCACCCGGTTGCTGCCACGCCTCGCCGGTGATTTAAAGAAGCGTGGCGTCAACGGCGTCAGTCCCGACATGTTGGAGCGAATGCGCCAGTTCTATTTTGTCTATCCGCAAGCCGGATCGGACATTTCCGCACCGCTGGTGCGGAAATTGACCATCCCGCTGCTGGGCGCTGTGCGAACCGGCATTTCCGCACCACTGGTGCGGAAATCCTCCGGCGGCATCCAACCTTTGTCCGCCAACGCGATTTTTCGTTTCTCTTGGACGCAACTGATCGAATTAATTCGGATTGAGGATCCGCTCAAACGCGCTTTTTACGAAAACGAGTGTCTCAAAGGCAACTGGTCAAAACGCCAGCTCCAGCGCCAGATCGGCTCTCTTCTCTACGAACGCACCGGCCTTTCCACCGACAAAACCGCCGTCGTCCGCCGGGCTCATCGCCAGGAACCTCAAGCAACCATCGCCGACCTGATTCGTGATCCTTATATTTTGGAGTTTGCCGGGCTCGCCGAGGTGCCCCGTTATAACGAAAGTGATCTGGAGCAGGCACTGCTGGATCATTTGCAACAGTTCCTGCTGGAATTGGGTACCGGATTTTGTTTCGAAGCCCGTCAGCTTCGCGTGACGATCGGCAATGAGCACGACTATATTGATCTGGTTTTTTACCACCGCGTATTGCGGTGCCATGTTTTACTCGACCTCAAGGTCCGGCCCTTCAAACATGGCGATGCCGGCCAAATGAATTACTACCTTAACTACTTTAAGCAACGAATCATGCGCGACGGCGACCATCCCCCGGTGGGGATCATCTTGTGCAGCGACCGGGAAAACACGAAAGTCGAATTTGCCACGTCCGGGATGGACAATAAACTGTTCGTTTCGCGCTACTTGGTTTCGTTGCCCACCGTGGCGCAACTGGAGGCATTCATTGCCAACGACCGTGCGCAAGTCGAGGTCTTGATCGACCAGATGCGAAGGCAGGTGCCAAAAAAGCCCACACGCAAGCGCAAGGTAAATCGTATCTTGCTCACAGGAAGCGATAAAGTCATCAAAGACAGGCAAAATTAA
- a CDS encoding ORF6N domain-containing protein, whose product MKYKRTSSKSTPIDGIAKSFQIIPLERIQHAIHLVRGEKVMLDADLAVLYDVTTGNLNKAVTRNLDRFPSDFMFQLTAEEAHALIFQTGRSKGRGGRRHFPYAFTEQGVAMLSSVLHSERAVQKSQKSKVER is encoded by the coding sequence ATGAAATATAAACGTACCTCTTCTAAAAGTACTCCTATTGATGGCATCGCAAAGTCGTTTCAAATCATTCCGCTCGAACGCATTCAACATGCCATTCACTTGGTACGTGGTGAGAAGGTCATGCTGGACGCCGATCTGGCCGTCCTTTACGACGTGACGACCGGCAATTTGAACAAAGCCGTTACTCGTAACCTTGATCGTTTTCCCTCCGATTTCATGTTCCAACTGACCGCCGAAGAAGCGCACGCTTTGATATTCCAAACTGGAAGATCAAAGGGACGCGGTGGCCGCCGTCATTTTCCCTACGCTTTCACCGAACAAGGGGTCGCCATGCTCTCCAGCGTGCTGCACAGCGAACGCGCCGTCCAGAAAAGTCAAAAGTCAAAAGTGGAAAGGTAA